The following are encoded together in the Pseudoalteromonas piscicida genome:
- a CDS encoding ABC transporter permease subunit — MAKFSLFTEESNRSPLFRLWRKFRSNHVALVGLWLFVALTVLALTAPLIAPYGVNQQHADALLLPPSWHDDGDVRFILGTDDLGRDILSRLMNGATYTFGLSIIAALVTTALGVVLGTLAGASRGLKSSFLNHLLDITLAIPSLLLAIIIIAILGPGLMNTVWAIIFALLPQYIHSIRNLVVTELGKDYIIAFKLDGATRWKLLVRGILPNIYEHIVVIFTMALSTAILDIAALGFLKLGAQPPSTEWGAILQENLSLIYLAPWTVGLPGVLLFLAVLSTNLVGDGLREALKQRKAD; from the coding sequence ATGGCAAAGTTTAGCTTATTTACCGAAGAGTCAAATCGCTCTCCCTTATTTAGGTTATGGCGTAAATTCCGCTCAAATCACGTTGCGCTAGTCGGTTTGTGGCTATTTGTTGCCTTGACCGTACTGGCTTTAACAGCACCGTTGATCGCCCCTTATGGTGTAAACCAGCAACACGCTGATGCCCTGTTACTGCCACCTTCATGGCATGATGATGGCGATGTGCGCTTTATTCTCGGCACAGATGACTTGGGCAGAGACATCTTATCGCGCTTGATGAATGGTGCTACCTACACGTTTGGTTTATCTATCATTGCGGCCTTGGTTACCACGGCGCTCGGCGTCGTGCTTGGTACGCTTGCAGGCGCCAGTCGAGGCTTGAAATCCAGCTTTCTTAACCACTTATTGGATATTACGCTCGCCATTCCTTCGTTACTGCTGGCCATTATCATCATTGCTATATTGGGGCCTGGTTTGATGAATACGGTGTGGGCGATTATCTTCGCGCTGTTGCCACAATACATCCACTCAATTAGAAACTTAGTGGTCACTGAGCTTGGTAAAGACTATATCATTGCCTTTAAGCTTGACGGTGCAACACGTTGGAAACTACTCGTCCGTGGCATACTGCCTAATATTTACGAGCATATCGTGGTTATCTTCACCATGGCGCTGTCAACTGCCATTTTGGATATTGCGGCACTTGGTTTCTTAAAGCTCGGTGCGCAGCCTCCGTCTACTGAATGGGGTGCTATCCTACAAGAAAACTTAAGCTTAATTTATCTCGCGCCATGGACCGTAGGTCTGCCGGGTGTATTGCTATTTTTAGCAGTGCTCTCCACCAACTTGGTTGGTGATGGGCTGCGTGAAGCGCTGAAACAACGTAAGGCAGATTAA
- a CDS encoding ATP-binding cassette domain-containing protein has product MQPVLKVQSLNKSYTSRQGLFRRSSLRVLRDVSFALAPGQTLAIIGETGSGKSTLAKVLAGADMADSGQILLNGQIVEDAGIRNHDYRTIRLIFQDPTRSLNPALTIGDMLDDCLQYNTELTEEQRYKKIRITLSRVGLLGEHIDYYPHMFSGGQLQRVALARALILDPKVLVLDEALSSLDPSVRAQTVNLLLELQAATGLAYVLITHHLSLVRHMSDEILVLNRGKVVEYGETESVFNTPKSKTMQKLLSA; this is encoded by the coding sequence ATGCAACCCGTCTTAAAAGTTCAGTCTTTAAATAAGTCCTACACTTCTCGTCAGGGTCTATTCAGACGCAGCTCCTTGCGGGTACTCAGAGATGTGTCGTTTGCGCTTGCTCCCGGACAAACGCTCGCAATCATAGGTGAGACCGGCTCAGGTAAAAGCACCTTGGCTAAAGTACTCGCAGGTGCTGACATGGCTGACTCTGGACAAATTTTACTTAATGGCCAAATTGTAGAAGACGCTGGTATTCGCAATCATGACTACCGCACTATTCGACTGATCTTTCAAGACCCAACTCGCTCGCTCAACCCTGCTCTCACTATTGGGGATATGCTTGATGATTGCTTGCAATATAATACCGAACTCACCGAAGAGCAGCGCTATAAGAAAATCCGCATCACACTCAGCCGCGTCGGGCTACTTGGCGAACACATAGACTATTATCCTCATATGTTTAGTGGCGGGCAGTTACAGCGGGTCGCCTTAGCGAGAGCCCTTATTTTAGACCCTAAAGTGCTGGTATTGGATGAAGCGCTGTCATCATTAGACCCATCCGTACGCGCACAAACCGTGAATCTGCTGCTAGAGCTACAAGCAGCAACGGGACTTGCGTACGTGCTTATCACACATCATTTGAGTTTGGTTCGTCACATGAGTGATGAGATTTTGGTATTAAATCGCGGCAAAGTCGTCGAATATGGCGAAACCGAGAGTGTGTTCAATACACCAAAATCTAAAACCATGCAGAAGCTGCTGTCAGCTTAA
- the hupB gene encoding nucleoid-associated protein HU-beta, with amino-acid sequence MNKSQLIDQIAADADISKAAAGRALDSFIESVTGALKDGDSVALVGFGTFSVRERAARSGRNPQTGETIQIAAANIPSFKAGKALKDAVN; translated from the coding sequence GTGAATAAATCTCAATTAATCGATCAAATCGCAGCTGATGCTGACATTTCTAAAGCGGCTGCTGGTCGTGCGCTAGATTCATTCATTGAGTCTGTAACGGGTGCACTAAAAGACGGTGACTCTGTTGCACTTGTAGGTTTTGGTACTTTCTCAGTGCGCGAGCGTGCTGCACGTTCTGGTCGTAACCCACAAACTGGTGAGACTATTCAAATCGCAGCAGCTAATATCCCATCTTTCAAAGCGGGTAAAGCGCTTAAAGACGCAGTAAACTAA
- a CDS encoding helix-turn-helix domain-containing protein produces MDFSAHLLFFFSLIGVFNGFILSVLLLIKFQEAKALRWVSVLLILLCIRIGKSVLFYFNPELDKTILQIGLSAYFLLGPCLLNFVLASYSKTRNRYLTIHFLALSGFIIGFGILMPYQLNPEIWQTWGYKGTSYFWLGYLLISSHTFYRLATPKNANGNAEFHLSLVVICGCWLIWAAYFFSSFTSYITGALTFSFVLYLSILFAPKLLRKPTANEKKYANTHISDDEYNQLIAKLESLMSESKLFTEPDLTLPRLAKRLGTSHNKLSQIVNRHYHCNFKQYLNGLRVEYAKHLLSSTNMPLEYLALECGFNSASTFFAAFKKLTGYSPNNFKHSENIL; encoded by the coding sequence ATGGATTTTAGCGCCCATCTGTTATTTTTCTTCTCACTTATCGGGGTGTTTAATGGCTTTATTCTCAGCGTCCTACTACTAATAAAATTTCAGGAGGCAAAGGCCCTGCGCTGGGTGTCGGTGCTCCTCATTTTACTCTGTATTCGAATTGGTAAATCAGTCCTTTTTTACTTTAACCCAGAGCTAGATAAAACGATTCTGCAAATAGGTCTGAGCGCCTACTTTTTGCTTGGTCCCTGCCTGCTCAATTTTGTACTTGCAAGCTACAGTAAAACCAGAAATCGTTATCTAACAATACACTTTTTGGCATTAAGCGGTTTTATTATTGGATTTGGTATACTTATGCCCTATCAACTTAACCCTGAAATATGGCAAACGTGGGGTTACAAAGGCACATCTTATTTTTGGCTAGGTTACTTACTGATAAGTTCTCATACCTTTTATCGGCTAGCTACTCCCAAAAACGCCAATGGCAACGCTGAGTTTCATCTATCTTTGGTTGTGATCTGCGGTTGCTGGCTTATTTGGGCCGCTTATTTCTTTTCGTCATTCACTTCTTACATCACAGGGGCACTCACCTTCAGCTTTGTGCTCTATTTAAGCATCCTTTTCGCACCCAAATTACTACGAAAACCAACTGCTAATGAAAAGAAATATGCCAATACGCACATAAGCGACGATGAATATAATCAGCTCATAGCCAAACTTGAGTCGCTAATGTCAGAAAGCAAGCTATTTACTGAGCCGGATTTAACGCTACCCCGATTAGCCAAACGATTAGGCACAAGCCACAACAAACTATCGCAAATAGTGAATCGTCACTACCATTGTAACTTTAAACAATATCTCAATGGCTTGAGAGTTGAATATGCGAAACACTTGCTTTCGAGCACCAACATGCCGTTGGAGTACCTCGCACTGGAGTGTGGTTTTAATTCTGCATCCACATTTTTTGCCGCATTTAAAAAGCTCACAGGCTACTCTCCAAATAACTTTAAGCACTCCGAGAACATACTATAA
- a CDS encoding polysaccharide deacetylase family protein, with translation MKYRYSAWIVALLLSISGCNSDSKTAIELPVEGSQGDNTSTDNNGTNTDNSSGTDNSNKDNSNTDDSNSDNSDSNNPAKETKEEVIKRILSAQGAENTTSLALKDFEIAEFGCVTAANLSVIQGYFNTTQDELQLAALKHRLCKVVELFELDSKSLLTPNKLKEVGLRGLFFDDGKLDQWAYDELILTIPERHFEYAALQGAVEDFHHNQSSVWPKQINISFDDGGALNSIHEHLDLFDKYNATFTYYVSHYSIIDHAKVADIESRGHEIGHHGVIHRHAKIYSEENGVQKWIADDITPQLDAMRKNGLTVTSYAYPFGAYTKETDREIKKYFTHVRKFASWSSVVYRGERSDRPITTGLSIDSHRFDLDKIQNAIDTLKGGETLYLATHVIGKTGNEWHITPENLEAVLAYASVKGLKFCHTSECMNFKGNTTD, from the coding sequence ATGAAATATAGATATAGCGCATGGATTGTGGCCTTATTGCTATCAATATCAGGATGTAACAGCGACAGTAAAACGGCTATAGAGTTACCTGTAGAGGGAAGCCAAGGAGATAACACTTCAACTGATAATAATGGAACTAATACTGATAACTCCTCGGGTACTGATAATTCAAATAAAGATAATTCCAATACCGACGATTCAAATTCAGATAATTCTGACTCTAATAATCCGGCAAAAGAAACAAAAGAAGAGGTAATTAAGCGTATTCTGAGCGCACAAGGAGCAGAGAACACTACTTCTCTTGCTTTAAAAGACTTTGAAATTGCTGAATTTGGATGTGTAACCGCCGCAAATCTATCTGTAATTCAGGGATATTTTAATACAACACAAGATGAATTACAGTTGGCAGCTCTCAAACATCGATTATGCAAAGTTGTTGAGCTTTTTGAATTAGATAGTAAATCTTTACTCACACCTAATAAACTGAAGGAAGTCGGGCTTCGGGGCTTATTTTTTGATGATGGTAAACTGGATCAGTGGGCATATGACGAGCTGATTTTAACGATACCAGAGCGCCATTTTGAGTATGCTGCGCTTCAGGGGGCGGTTGAAGACTTCCATCATAATCAAAGTTCTGTTTGGCCTAAACAGATTAATATTTCTTTTGATGATGGTGGCGCATTAAATTCTATCCATGAACACCTTGATTTGTTTGATAAATATAACGCAACATTTACCTATTATGTTAGCCACTACTCCATTATTGATCATGCAAAAGTGGCTGATATAGAAAGCCGAGGCCACGAAATTGGTCATCATGGAGTAATACATCGACATGCGAAGATTTACTCTGAAGAAAATGGTGTTCAGAAATGGATAGCAGATGATATCACACCACAACTGGATGCGATGAGAAAAAATGGCTTGACGGTAACCTCTTATGCTTACCCATTCGGAGCCTATACGAAAGAAACTGATCGCGAAATCAAAAAATATTTTACCCATGTACGTAAGTTTGCTTCTTGGTCTTCTGTTGTTTACAGAGGTGAACGTAGTGATAGACCGATCACAACGGGGTTATCTATAGACTCACATCGCTTTGATTTGGACAAGATCCAGAATGCGATTGATACCTTAAAAGGTGGTGAGACGCTATATTTAGCAACGCATGTTATTGGCAAAACAGGGAATGAGTGGCATATCACTCCTGAGAATCTTGAAGCGGTTTTGGCGTATGCAAGTGTAAAAGGTTTAAAGTTTTGTCACACCAGTGAGTGTATGAATTTTAAAGGCAACACTACTGACTAG
- a CDS encoding SurA N-terminal domain-containing protein — protein MLEKIREGSQGPAAKIVLGLVILSFALAGIGGYLGQTTEQPVAEVNGVKISQTKFSRAYSNERARLEQQFGEYFAQIAADPNYMAQIRQGVVDQLVQQELQTQLAKELGLRVSDEQVKKAIVEMPYFQIGGEFSNDRYLQVIRQMNFQPDSFREYLRDEMTRAQLISAVAGTDFVLQNELQQSIALQQQTRAIDYAVLSKELVKDEVSVTDEEIQNYYDLNQTQFQAPELVAVNYIELKAEDLEPAEPVTEEALKTYYEEQKNQYLEPERRRVSHILVDASEDPEAAKQKADEILAELNNGADFAVVAEEKSDDIVSAELGGDLDWIERDMMDPAFEDAAFALAAVGDVSDVVESEFGYHIIKLTDIQRQQAQSFEDVKEDLRAELEKAAKIDAFYQKQTRVAELAFEMADSLQDAAEAAGVEIKSTELVSRNALPEPLNSPVISNTIFTPELLEDRVNSEVLEVAPEHIVVVRVAEHKAAATKPFEEVSAQIKTQLSNEKASTLIAEKAQSLFEQLQGGATLAEIAKAQSIEVKSVTELKRRSYDVPPAIAAEAFKLPQPGVAETESALVELGNGDSAFVVLKSVTTPEVDGKVDAQQKQSITASYANKNYLELLAALEAKSEVKRPQLQVAEQQ, from the coding sequence ATGCTTGAAAAGATCAGAGAAGGCTCGCAAGGCCCGGCGGCTAAAATCGTATTAGGTTTAGTCATCTTATCTTTTGCGTTAGCAGGGATCGGTGGTTACCTAGGTCAAACCACAGAGCAGCCTGTCGCAGAAGTGAACGGAGTAAAGATTTCACAAACTAAGTTTTCTCGTGCTTACTCAAATGAACGTGCACGACTAGAGCAACAGTTTGGTGAATACTTTGCACAGATTGCAGCCGATCCTAATTATATGGCGCAAATTCGCCAAGGTGTTGTTGACCAATTAGTACAACAAGAATTACAAACGCAACTAGCTAAAGAGCTTGGTCTTCGTGTGAGCGATGAGCAAGTTAAAAAAGCGATTGTTGAAATGCCATATTTCCAAATTGGTGGTGAGTTCAGTAACGACCGTTACCTACAAGTCATCCGTCAAATGAACTTCCAGCCAGATAGCTTCCGTGAATACCTGCGTGACGAGATGACGCGGGCGCAGTTAATCTCAGCGGTTGCAGGAACGGATTTTGTACTGCAGAACGAACTTCAGCAATCTATTGCACTACAGCAACAAACTCGTGCTATCGACTATGCGGTATTAAGCAAAGAGCTGGTAAAAGATGAGGTGTCGGTTACAGATGAAGAAATTCAGAACTACTACGACCTGAATCAAACTCAGTTCCAAGCTCCAGAGTTGGTGGCGGTTAACTATATCGAATTAAAAGCTGAAGATTTAGAGCCTGCAGAGCCAGTTACTGAAGAGGCGCTCAAAACGTATTACGAAGAGCAAAAAAATCAGTACCTTGAGCCAGAAAGACGCCGCGTGTCACACATTCTTGTTGATGCAAGCGAAGATCCTGAAGCCGCTAAACAAAAAGCAGATGAAATTCTAGCTGAGTTGAATAACGGTGCTGATTTTGCCGTTGTAGCAGAAGAAAAATCTGACGATATCGTGAGTGCCGAGCTTGGCGGTGATCTAGATTGGATCGAAAGAGACATGATGGATCCGGCGTTTGAAGATGCAGCGTTTGCGCTTGCTGCGGTAGGTGATGTATCTGACGTGGTTGAATCAGAGTTTGGTTATCACATCATCAAACTGACCGATATTCAGCGCCAACAGGCGCAATCTTTTGAAGACGTAAAAGAAGACCTTCGTGCAGAGCTTGAAAAAGCTGCCAAGATTGATGCGTTCTACCAAAAGCAAACACGTGTAGCTGAACTTGCATTTGAAATGGCAGACTCGCTACAAGATGCTGCTGAAGCTGCTGGTGTTGAAATCAAATCAACTGAACTGGTAAGCCGTAATGCGCTTCCTGAGCCACTTAATTCACCGGTGATAAGTAATACTATCTTCACGCCAGAGCTGTTAGAAGACCGCGTAAACTCAGAAGTACTAGAAGTTGCACCTGAGCATATCGTAGTAGTTCGTGTTGCTGAGCATAAAGCGGCAGCGACTAAGCCATTTGAGGAAGTAAGCGCGCAGATTAAAACGCAGTTGAGCAATGAAAAAGCGTCGACATTAATTGCAGAGAAAGCACAGTCGCTATTTGAGCAACTACAAGGTGGTGCTACATTAGCTGAGATTGCCAAAGCACAAAGCATCGAAGTGAAAAGCGTGACTGAGCTTAAGCGTCGTAGCTACGATGTACCTCCAGCTATTGCAGCTGAAGCATTTAAATTGCCTCAGCCTGGTGTTGCAGAGACAGAATCTGCACTTGTAGAACTTGGTAATGGCGATTCGGCATTTGTGGTGCTGAAGTCAGTCACTACACCTGAAGTTGATGGCAAGGTTGATGCGCAGCAGAAGCAGTCAATCACCGCTTCTTACGCAAACAAAAACTACCTTGAGCTACTTGCAGCACTTGAAGCTAAGTCTGAAGTAAAAAGACCACAGTTACAGGTAGCAGAGCAGCAATAA
- a CDS encoding nuclear transport factor 2 family protein, producing MTQSKLVPLLFLLFIQIGNAVAFEDETENITATLNHYISGTANNQPEIIRKAFHPDAMLILEKSDQAMWQIPLKEYLSWYKGPKKDTGRRAKILNISVNDHLAQAKIRIDILKSNVQYIDHLLLKKIAGTWQIISKSAQQTSLTSEQVTHLGRRVLIVASSKAFHGDSQLPAGTSFDELLSAYDVFTQAGLIVDFVSTRGGALNLSYINTSNGEHKKYLYQPDFMYALSSTMRPAEVDPSQYAAIYYVGGSNAMYEVAENPTLQRIAMHIYEQNQGVVAAVCHGTAGIVNLRLKNGEYLIKGKQITGYPTAFENPDRAYFKHFPFQIQPKVEELGGNFEYGERGASFIKVDSRIVTGQNYQSSQAVARAILERL from the coding sequence ATGACCCAATCAAAACTAGTACCATTGTTATTTTTACTATTTATTCAAATCGGCAACGCTGTCGCTTTTGAGGATGAAACCGAAAACATTACCGCTACATTAAACCACTACATCAGTGGCACCGCCAATAATCAGCCTGAAATAATAAGAAAAGCGTTTCATCCCGATGCCATGCTTATTTTAGAAAAGTCAGACCAAGCGATGTGGCAAATCCCGTTGAAAGAATATTTGAGCTGGTATAAAGGTCCGAAAAAAGACACTGGAAGGCGCGCCAAAATTCTAAATATCAGCGTGAATGATCACCTTGCACAGGCCAAAATCCGTATTGATATATTGAAATCAAACGTGCAGTACATCGACCACCTACTCCTAAAGAAAATAGCTGGCACGTGGCAAATCATCAGTAAATCAGCGCAGCAAACCTCTCTAACTTCCGAGCAAGTAACACACTTAGGTCGCCGTGTGCTCATTGTCGCATCAAGCAAAGCCTTTCATGGCGATAGCCAGCTGCCTGCTGGCACGAGTTTCGATGAACTGCTCAGTGCCTATGACGTGTTTACTCAAGCAGGACTAATCGTTGATTTCGTCAGCACACGAGGTGGCGCGTTAAACCTGAGCTATATAAATACTTCAAATGGCGAACATAAAAAGTACCTTTACCAACCTGACTTTATGTATGCGCTCAGCAGCACAATGCGTCCAGCTGAAGTCGATCCAAGCCAATATGCGGCAATCTATTATGTTGGCGGCAGCAATGCCATGTATGAAGTAGCGGAAAACCCTACTCTACAACGTATTGCTATGCATATATATGAACAAAACCAAGGTGTTGTTGCCGCTGTATGCCACGGTACAGCTGGTATCGTCAATTTACGCTTGAAAAATGGTGAGTATCTCATCAAAGGAAAACAAATCACCGGTTACCCTACCGCATTTGAAAATCCAGATAGAGCGTATTTCAAGCATTTTCCTTTTCAAATTCAGCCTAAAGTGGAAGAACTTGGAGGGAATTTTGAATATGGAGAGCGGGGTGCGTCTTTTATCAAGGTAGATAGCCGCATAGTGACGGGGCAGAATTACCAGTCTTCACAAGCTGTTGCAAGGGCTATATTGGAGCGGCTATAA
- a CDS encoding ABC transporter substrate-binding protein — MRKLFFGVLCTALFGCTDQAPNKVNDKSQGLVYCAEANPVSFNPQVTTTGSTIDIIANQLYDTLISIDPESGEFLPELATSWQVSEDGKSFTFTLRDDVQFHDTLYFTPTRKMNADDVVFSFNRLFDVYNPYHFVGDANYPYFQSIGLDQLIRQVKKVDEHTVRFNLFNAESSFLSNIATDFAVILSKEYADQLIELEHKQDFDQKPVGTGPYKYREFLRDNLIRYYRHEHYWKHPVYMEQLVYDITTNGTSRIAKMLTKECDITAHPSATQLTVLEQRKDIEVERAANLNIGYWAFNTEKPPFDNPLVRKALAHSIDFEKIMQAVFYNNGILARSMLPPSSWAFEAQSKMPTYDPEKAKEYLKQAGLEGGFSMTLWAMPVSRIYNPNARKMAELIQRDLRDIGVNARIVEYEWNTFIERVGRHEHDSVLLGWAADTPDPDNFFSPLLSCTATFSGKNPSNWCNPEFDLLLTQALDTNDMEERKYYYQQAQKMVIEQLPLVPIAHGLRFQATSSDIKGVSLRPFGGISLAEARRD; from the coding sequence GTGCGTAAATTGTTTTTTGGTGTGCTGTGTACCGCTCTATTTGGCTGTACGGATCAGGCACCAAACAAAGTGAATGATAAGTCACAAGGCTTAGTATATTGTGCTGAAGCAAACCCTGTGTCATTTAATCCACAAGTGACCACAACAGGGTCTACGATTGATATTATTGCCAATCAGCTTTATGACACCCTTATCAGTATCGATCCTGAAAGTGGCGAATTTTTACCAGAGTTAGCAACCTCTTGGCAGGTCAGCGAGGATGGTAAATCTTTCACTTTTACCTTGAGGGACGATGTCCAATTTCACGATACCCTCTACTTCACACCAACAAGAAAAATGAATGCTGATGATGTAGTGTTCTCATTTAACCGCTTGTTTGATGTTTACAACCCGTACCACTTTGTTGGTGATGCAAATTATCCTTACTTTCAAAGTATTGGACTCGACCAATTGATCCGCCAGGTAAAAAAAGTGGATGAGCATACCGTTCGCTTTAACCTATTCAATGCGGAAAGCAGCTTTTTATCCAATATCGCCACAGACTTCGCCGTCATTCTCTCTAAAGAATATGCCGATCAGCTGATTGAACTTGAACACAAGCAAGACTTTGATCAGAAGCCCGTCGGCACGGGTCCATATAAGTACCGTGAATTCTTACGTGATAATCTGATCCGATATTATCGTCATGAACATTACTGGAAGCACCCAGTATACATGGAACAACTGGTCTACGATATCACCACCAATGGCACTAGCCGCATCGCGAAAATGCTAACCAAAGAGTGCGACATTACGGCGCACCCCAGTGCCACACAACTCACCGTGCTTGAGCAAAGAAAAGACATAGAAGTTGAAAGGGCCGCAAACCTGAACATAGGTTACTGGGCATTCAACACCGAAAAACCACCATTCGACAATCCGCTGGTTCGCAAAGCGCTCGCGCACAGCATAGATTTTGAAAAAATCATGCAAGCGGTATTTTACAACAATGGCATTTTAGCTCGTTCGATGCTTCCCCCCTCTTCATGGGCGTTTGAGGCTCAGTCAAAAATGCCAACATACGACCCTGAAAAAGCAAAAGAATACTTGAAACAAGCAGGTCTTGAAGGGGGCTTTTCCATGACGTTATGGGCCATGCCCGTGTCGCGCATATACAATCCTAACGCACGAAAAATGGCAGAGCTTATCCAACGTGATTTACGTGATATTGGCGTAAATGCCAGAATCGTCGAGTACGAATGGAATACCTTTATTGAACGCGTTGGCCGCCATGAGCATGATAGCGTGTTATTAGGCTGGGCAGCAGATACACCCGACCCAGACAATTTCTTCAGTCCGCTATTAAGCTGTACTGCAACATTTAGCGGCAAAAACCCTTCCAACTGGTGTAATCCGGAGTTTGACTTATTACTCACCCAAGCATTAGACACCAACGATATGGAAGAAAGAAAATACTATTATCAGCAAGCACAAAAAATGGTAATTGAGCAGTTGCCTCTCGTTCCGATTGCTCACGGATTGCGGTTCCAAGCAACTAGCTCTGATATTAAGGGAGTCTCACTGCGTCCATTTGGTGGTATTTCACTCGCTGAGGCTAGGAGAGACTAA
- a CDS encoding ABC transporter permease → MFAKYAYRRLSLLCFMLFTLTIFTFALNYLFPGELITNFSGEVNSSYAQTQALAEKYRIEENIFVQYGAFMARMFEGDWGLSLSSGQPVLAHVKHLFPATLELCLYALTVAVVIGVPSGVVASAYHKKWPDKLINSLSLMGFSIPVFWLALLLIMAFCLGLGLFPMSGRIGLLYEIQPVTHFILVDIYLEDFPYGGAAFWDALHHLALPTIVLAMYPTTVLIRFTRDSMLEVLEQNYIKTARAKGLNRSQLIIHHALRNALLPVIKQIGLQFSTLITLAMITEVIFSWPGIGRWLIESIYQRDFPAIQGGLLAVSFFVIIANMLSDFIHSILDPLARNQAHGKV, encoded by the coding sequence ATGTTTGCAAAATATGCTTATCGACGACTGAGCTTGCTTTGCTTTATGTTGTTTACCTTAACAATTTTTACTTTTGCCCTGAATTATCTGTTTCCTGGTGAGTTGATCACTAACTTCAGTGGCGAAGTCAACTCAAGTTATGCCCAAACGCAGGCGCTGGCTGAAAAATACCGTATTGAAGAAAATATCTTCGTGCAATATGGCGCGTTTATGGCTCGTATGTTTGAAGGCGACTGGGGTTTATCATTGTCGTCGGGTCAACCTGTCCTTGCTCATGTAAAACACCTATTTCCGGCAACTCTTGAGCTGTGTTTATATGCTTTGACGGTTGCGGTCGTTATCGGCGTACCCAGTGGAGTGGTAGCCAGCGCTTATCATAAAAAGTGGCCAGATAAGCTCATTAACTCATTAAGTTTGATGGGATTTTCCATTCCGGTTTTTTGGTTAGCGCTACTGCTCATTATGGCATTCTGTCTGGGTCTTGGGCTTTTTCCCATGTCCGGCAGAATCGGCTTACTTTATGAAATACAGCCCGTTACCCACTTTATTCTGGTTGATATTTATCTTGAAGATTTTCCCTATGGCGGTGCTGCATTTTGGGACGCACTTCATCATTTAGCGCTGCCAACAATTGTGCTGGCTATGTATCCAACGACGGTTTTGATCCGCTTTACTCGCGACTCCATGCTCGAAGTCCTCGAGCAAAACTATATTAAAACCGCTAGAGCAAAAGGCCTTAATCGCAGCCAGTTGATCATTCATCACGCGCTGAGAAACGCTCTATTGCCAGTGATAAAGCAAATTGGTCTGCAATTTAGCACGCTCATCACCCTTGCTATGATCACGGAAGTGATATTTTCTTGGCCTGGGATCGGTCGATGGTTAATTGAAAGCATCTATCAACGTGATTTCCCAGCTATCCAAGGGGGACTGCTCGCGGTGTCTTTCTTTGTTATTATTGCCAACATGTTGTCTGATTTTATCCACTCTATACTCGACCCGCTCGCAAGGAATCAGGCTCATGGCAAAGTTTAG